From a single Endozoicomonas euniceicola genomic region:
- the ltrA gene encoding group II intron reverse transcriptase/maturase, which produces MTEAKPFTISKRLVWQAWQKVKANKGAAGIDRQSLADYEVNLSGNLYKLWNRMSSGSYFPPPVMRVDIEKKDGGTRPLGVPTVADRIAQTVVKLTIEPLVEPVFHENSYGYRPHRSAHQALAVARKRCWRRNWVIDLDIKGFFDNLDHDLMMKAVKHHIQEPWVLLYIKRWLEAPVDDGKERVTRTKGTPQGGVISPLLANLFMHYAFDHWLERHIPNVWFERYADDGVPRAQAAA; this is translated from the coding sequence ATGACTGAAGCAAAACCGTTCACAATTTCAAAAAGGCTTGTCTGGCAAGCCTGGCAGAAGGTGAAGGCCAACAAGGGCGCCGCTGGCATTGATCGTCAGTCACTGGCTGATTATGAAGTCAATCTTAGCGGGAACCTGTACAAACTATGGAACAGGATGTCATCAGGAAGTTACTTTCCTCCCCCCGTCATGCGTGTAGACATCGAAAAGAAAGATGGAGGCACGAGACCGCTGGGAGTACCGACAGTAGCTGATCGCATAGCACAAACTGTGGTCAAACTGACCATAGAGCCATTAGTGGAACCTGTTTTTCATGAAAACTCCTATGGTTACCGGCCACATCGAAGCGCTCATCAGGCGTTGGCTGTAGCGCGAAAGCGTTGCTGGCGTCGTAACTGGGTGATTGATCTCGATATAAAAGGTTTCTTTGACAACCTTGATCATGATCTCATGATGAAAGCAGTGAAGCACCATATACAGGAACCTTGGGTGCTGTTGTATATAAAACGTTGGCTGGAGGCGCCTGTTGATGATGGCAAGGAGAGAGTCACAAGAACGAAAGGGACGCCACAAGGGGGAGTTATCAGCCCTCTCTTGGCAAACCTGTTCATGCACTACGCATTCGATCATTGGCTGGAGCGGCACATTCCGAATGTCTGGTTTGAACGTTATGCTGATGATGGTGTGCCACGAGCACAGGCTGCTGCGTAA
- a CDS encoding IS1-like element transposase yields MKMCSTPVHCPKCGGNDVKSFGYSAHNVPRYFCCNAECETKSFMLEYRYKAYEPGVKEKVVDMAINGGGIRDTSRVLGINKKTVINTLKKRERLSSS; encoded by the coding sequence ATGAAAATGTGCTCCACACCAGTTCACTGCCCTAAATGTGGCGGTAATGACGTTAAAAGCTTTGGCTACAGTGCTCATAATGTTCCTCGCTACTTTTGCTGTAATGCTGAATGTGAAACCAAGTCCTTTATGCTTGAGTACCGGTACAAAGCTTATGAGCCAGGCGTTAAAGAAAAAGTCGTCGATATGGCAATTAATGGTGGCGGCATCAGGGATACAAGCAGGGTTTTAGGAATCAATAAAAAAACAGTAATAAACACATTAAAAAAAAGAGAAAGGCTTAGTTCAAGTTAA
- a CDS encoding IS1 family transposase, with product MDLGTGAVIHVGLACQEAEIDEQWSYVFEKSNQRWLWHAVDHATNTVLAYVFGKRKDEVFKKLKELLEPFGIKKFYTDDWGAYERNIDESSHIIGKENTQKIERKNLNFRTWIKRLTRKIICFSKLEQMHDIVIGLLINKIEFGIDIHAI from the coding sequence ATGGATCTTGGAACGGGTGCTGTAATTCACGTAGGCCTCGCCTGCCAAGAGGCCGAGATAGATGAACAGTGGTCTTATGTGTTTGAAAAAAGTAACCAGCGTTGGCTTTGGCATGCAGTTGATCATGCGACCAATACTGTTTTGGCTTACGTTTTTGGGAAACGAAAGGATGAGGTTTTCAAAAAACTAAAAGAGCTTCTTGAGCCATTTGGTATCAAGAAATTTTATACTGATGATTGGGGAGCCTATGAGCGTAATATCGACGAAAGTAGTCACATCATCGGAAAAGAGAATACTCAGAAAATTGAACGTAAAAACCTGAATTTTAGAACTTGGATTAAGCGTCTGACCAGAAAGATAATATGTTTTTCAAAGTTAGAGCAAATGCACGATATTGTTATTGGCCTGTTGATCAACAAAATCGAATTTGGCATTGACATCCATGCAATATAA
- a CDS encoding transposase produces MSFVLIRPLPAVTAFLDALNNSLKSISSSAQLSKSQKVTLGVFIMGIVVTKAINWAAFERRSLGKFKTTRLCWMFYKAEIAWHKLLQASVRNILLSYGIKNGTLAADDTGKKRTKRTSKIDGAHKVKDKSTGGYFNGQELVFMVLVTEIATFPVGFRFYVPDPALSAWRKKDKSLRKQGVQNKERPARPEPDHVRYPTMQSLTLDMLQEFVDAFPEIAIRGVLADALYGTGDFMDKAAAITGGAQVISQLRSNQKVSNRGHSEAALKTYFARQKGVQAQLMIRGGKEEQVTIQAARLYVKAHGKRRFVIALKYEGEEDYRYLVASDMSWRHTDIVRLYTLRWLVEVFIQDWKAHCGWNRLSKQQGADGSQRGVILSLLCEHMLLLHPEQFVLLKNKQPGMPVGCLIERLNAEALLNTVKAVVESDDPDNELQALTLALEDTLPKRESSRHMAGRDLGRQEATDTLKAHAQKFELLDAA; encoded by the coding sequence GTGTCGTTTGTGCTAATTCGCCCATTACCTGCTGTCACCGCCTTTCTGGATGCTCTAAATAACTCACTCAAATCCATCAGTTCGTCTGCACAGCTGAGTAAAAGCCAGAAGGTGACACTGGGTGTTTTTATCATGGGCATTGTCGTAACCAAAGCCATTAACTGGGCCGCTTTTGAACGCAGAAGTTTGGGCAAGTTCAAAACAACCCGCCTGTGCTGGATGTTTTATAAGGCTGAGATAGCATGGCATAAACTGTTACAGGCCAGCGTCAGAAACATACTCTTAAGCTATGGGATAAAAAACGGAACCCTTGCAGCTGACGACACAGGGAAGAAGCGTACCAAGCGAACCTCCAAAATAGACGGTGCTCACAAGGTAAAAGATAAATCAACGGGCGGCTACTTTAACGGACAGGAGCTGGTCTTCATGGTGCTTGTCACTGAAATAGCCACCTTCCCGGTAGGGTTCCGTTTCTATGTACCCGACCCTGCATTGTCGGCGTGGAGGAAGAAAGACAAGTCGCTCAGGAAACAAGGTGTTCAGAACAAAGAGCGACCTGCGCGCCCCGAACCAGACCATGTTCGCTATCCCACCATGCAGTCGTTGACACTGGATATGCTGCAAGAATTTGTTGATGCGTTCCCGGAAATCGCAATCAGAGGTGTACTCGCTGACGCATTGTATGGCACAGGAGACTTCATGGATAAGGCAGCTGCGATAACCGGCGGAGCCCAGGTTATCAGCCAGTTACGCTCCAACCAGAAAGTGTCTAACAGAGGTCATTCAGAAGCTGCCCTGAAAACTTATTTTGCACGTCAAAAGGGAGTTCAGGCCCAACTTATGATCCGAGGTGGCAAAGAAGAGCAAGTCACCATTCAAGCAGCTCGATTGTATGTTAAGGCTCATGGGAAAAGGCGTTTTGTTATTGCCCTGAAGTATGAAGGTGAGGAAGATTATCGTTACCTGGTGGCTTCAGATATGTCATGGCGACATACCGATATAGTCAGGCTTTACACCTTGAGGTGGTTGGTCGAGGTTTTTATTCAGGACTGGAAAGCCCACTGCGGCTGGAACAGATTGAGCAAGCAGCAAGGTGCTGATGGATCGCAGCGTGGCGTGATTCTGAGTCTGCTGTGCGAACATATGCTATTGCTGCACCCTGAGCAATTCGTCCTGCTAAAAAACAAACAGCCCGGGATGCCCGTTGGTTGTCTGATCGAGCGCCTCAACGCGGAAGCATTGCTTAACACGGTAAAAGCGGTGGTGGAGTCGGATGATCCGGATAATGAGCTACAGGCTCTTACATTAGCGTTGGAAGACACTCTGCCTAAACGAGAGTCGAGTAGACATATGGCTGGTAGAGACCTGGGAAGACAGGAAGCAACGGACACATTGAAAGCTCATGCTCAGAAATTTGAATTGTTGGACGCAGCTTAG
- a CDS encoding IS110 family RNA-guided transposase translates to MKHNPKPTKAQKRISGHLKTVNLYAAGIDIGSEFHFVAVPEELDDKPVRSFACFTADLEMMAQWLVCIGITTVVMESTGIYWIPAFEMLEEHGLEVRLVNARHVKNVPGRKSDVQDCQWLQQLHTHGLLEGAFRPEDQVCALRAYMRQRETLIRYRASHIQHMQKALRQMNLLLDNVVSDVTGKTGMSIIRSILRGERDPVVLASHRDSHCKQSEKVIAKSLHGHYRAEHLFALKQAVELYDFYEKEIEACDKALENQLSQFDDQVESASLPAKRKSASAPGFDVRAHLYRMTGVDLTAIEGIEENTALKVISETGTDMNRWPTEKHFCSWLGLSPGNKISGGKVLSSKTKRIPNRAASALRMAALTLVNSKSALGAYYRRMRSKLGAPKAITATAHKLARLIYSMLKNGSEYVERGQDYYEEQYRDRVIKNMKKRAEEMGYKLVRVETASPA, encoded by the coding sequence ATGAAGCACAACCCAAAACCCACTAAAGCACAAAAACGAATATCTGGTCATCTTAAAACCGTCAACCTCTACGCGGCAGGCATTGATATTGGCTCAGAGTTCCACTTTGTTGCTGTCCCTGAAGAGCTGGATGATAAGCCTGTCCGGTCTTTTGCCTGCTTCACTGCTGATCTCGAGATGATGGCCCAGTGGCTTGTATGTATCGGGATTACCACCGTAGTCATGGAGTCCACCGGAATATACTGGATTCCTGCTTTCGAAATGCTTGAAGAGCACGGGCTTGAAGTCAGGCTGGTGAATGCACGCCACGTTAAAAACGTCCCTGGTCGTAAAAGTGACGTACAGGACTGCCAGTGGTTACAACAACTGCATACACATGGCTTGCTTGAAGGTGCTTTTCGTCCTGAAGATCAGGTGTGCGCTCTGCGTGCTTACATGCGCCAACGTGAAACCCTGATCCGCTATCGAGCGTCGCACATACAGCACATGCAGAAAGCCTTACGCCAAATGAACCTGCTGCTGGATAATGTCGTTTCGGATGTTACCGGCAAAACCGGGATGAGCATCATTCGTTCCATCCTCAGGGGTGAGCGCGATCCTGTAGTATTGGCGAGCCACCGTGATTCCCATTGCAAGCAATCAGAGAAAGTCATTGCTAAATCATTGCATGGACACTATCGGGCAGAGCATTTGTTTGCTCTGAAGCAGGCCGTTGAGCTTTATGATTTTTACGAAAAGGAAATCGAAGCTTGTGATAAGGCACTTGAGAATCAGCTGAGTCAGTTCGATGATCAGGTCGAAAGCGCCTCATTGCCTGCAAAGAGAAAATCAGCCAGCGCCCCCGGCTTTGATGTAAGAGCTCACCTTTACAGGATGACCGGGGTCGATCTGACAGCGATCGAGGGGATAGAAGAAAATACCGCCCTGAAAGTTATTTCTGAGACAGGGACGGACATGAACCGCTGGCCGACAGAGAAGCACTTTTGTTCCTGGCTGGGGCTGAGTCCCGGAAACAAAATATCCGGGGGAAAGGTGTTAAGCAGTAAGACCAAAAGGATTCCAAACAGGGCTGCTTCAGCTCTGAGGATGGCCGCATTGACACTGGTAAATTCAAAAAGTGCCCTAGGAGCCTATTATCGCCGGATGAGAAGTAAGCTGGGTGCACCCAAAGCGATTACAGCGACTGCACACAAACTTGCACGACTGATTTATAGCATGCTGAAAAATGGATCAGAATATGTTGAGCGAGGTCAGGATTACTACGAGGAGCAGTATCGTGACCGAGTGATTAAAAATATGAAAAAGCGTGCAGAAGAAATGGGGTACAAGCTGGTCAGGGTTGAAACAGCCTCACCAGCTTGA
- a CDS encoding AzlC family ABC transporter permease: MIFDRAMSNDQPRPIGLAAVLDILPLAIAVIPWGILCGSLAIQAGLTPLESQLMSLLVFAGAAQLSALSIIGGGGGLPAILGSTAVVSSRHLLYSATFRYEALKLPLYKKMAFAFLLTDEMFAVAESKKRSLGYFSLDYALISGFTFYLIWNLSTLTGIIAGSSITNLDELGLEFAIAATFIAMVVPNIKSLATLIAVLVSSLTSVIFHSYEISNGLLFSGLIGMCTGYFIEQHSGKG, translated from the coding sequence ATGATTTTTGACAGAGCTATGTCGAATGATCAACCACGCCCTATTGGTTTAGCGGCAGTCCTTGATATTTTACCGTTAGCAATAGCCGTAATCCCATGGGGAATACTATGTGGTTCATTGGCTATCCAAGCTGGGTTAACTCCATTAGAATCTCAATTAATGTCCTTGCTAGTATTTGCTGGTGCAGCACAACTATCCGCTCTATCTATTATTGGTGGTGGCGGTGGACTGCCTGCCATATTGGGCAGCACTGCTGTGGTTAGTTCTCGCCACCTACTTTATTCTGCGACTTTCAGATATGAAGCTCTTAAACTTCCTTTATATAAAAAAATGGCGTTCGCTTTTCTCCTTACGGATGAAATGTTTGCTGTAGCAGAAAGTAAGAAAAGGTCATTGGGGTACTTCTCACTAGATTATGCGCTGATTTCGGGGTTTACATTCTATCTGATTTGGAATCTATCAACATTAACAGGAATTATTGCAGGAAGTAGTATCACAAATCTAGACGAACTAGGGCTAGAATTTGCAATTGCAGCCACCTTTATAGCGATGGTTGTACCTAACATAAAATCATTGGCCACACTGATAGCTGTTCTTGTATCGTCCCTAACTTCGGTGATATTTCACAGTTATGAAATATCAAATGGCCTATTATTTTCTGGTCTAATAGGCATGTGTACAGGGTATTTCATAGAACAACACAGTGGAAAGGGGTAG
- a CDS encoding AzlD domain-containing protein, whose protein sequence is MRYAFFIKNIPIKLNESIERFLRFTAPCILVSMAAPIVFGGVKWGVSDLTNPFLIAGMSTILISLMIKNTLFVVFLSMIIFSSVKYIFI, encoded by the coding sequence ATGCGATATGCTTTTTTTATCAAGAACATACCGATAAAGCTAAATGAGAGCATAGAACGGTTTTTAAGATTTACTGCTCCTTGTATATTGGTTTCAATGGCAGCTCCTATCGTTTTTGGTGGCGTAAAATGGGGCGTAAGTGATTTAACAAACCCATTTCTTATAGCAGGTATGTCTACCATTTTAATTAGTTTGATGATTAAAAATACTCTATTTGTAGTTTTTTTAAGCATGATTATATTCTCATCAGTAAAGTATATTTTTATTTAG
- a CDS encoding 2Fe-2S iron-sulfur cluster-binding protein, whose product MFFKRSRKLTIKYNGNEIQTKESKTILTALLRNNEKIKYSCGSGECKQCRFHLISGNIKSKRNAGPMLACQSYPDSDIEIIQY is encoded by the coding sequence ATGTTTTTCAAACGAAGCAGAAAATTAACGATTAAATACAATGGTAATGAGATTCAAACCAAAGAAAGTAAAACAATCTTGACAGCACTATTACGGAATAATGAGAAAATAAAATATAGTTGTGGTTCTGGAGAATGCAAGCAGTGTCGATTCCATCTAATCTCAGGAAATATAAAAAGCAAAAGAAATGCTGGACCTATGCTCGCATGCCAGAGCTATCCAGACTCAGATATTGAAATCATACAATATTAA
- a CDS encoding fatty acid desaturase: MKLNQLDSKIVRESYKSSLMPDRIATWLTGKPSLDQKPLFKLHWSIYVAAIISIFFVSYFIGFANQINTPSIFITLISWAGLVFSSRRMAAVILHQSVHDRLSGNSRFDQFIGDLVTLLMITQDYKTYKVDHCQTHHAPLSFATKYDPIVQFFSVFGINLGQKKESLYLNFLISILSPIFHLSFFITRLGYNINAQRPVRSFFSLLYIAAILVIPFKITGSFEALLITFVIPMIFMYQVSAFIEVCSEHAWFENNVRNKDDLMKDPYFYADISWGRFCGSKYPEKGSLKKALWYLEQIFYHLPVRLFILVGDLPQHDYHHRKPLCFNWTNARYNREAATTQLEDGEPEYIDIWGLHNAIEYVFTVISKKNEDYISEFNEYAKE, translated from the coding sequence ATGAAACTGAATCAGTTAGACAGTAAGATTGTACGTGAATCTTACAAGTCGTCTCTTATGCCAGATAGAATAGCTACATGGTTGACAGGGAAACCCAGCCTTGATCAAAAGCCACTGTTTAAATTGCACTGGTCAATATATGTGGCAGCGATTATATCGATATTTTTTGTGTCTTACTTTATTGGATTTGCGAACCAAATCAATACTCCAAGTATTTTTATTACTTTAATTTCATGGGCCGGACTGGTATTTTCATCCAGACGAATGGCCGCAGTTATTCTACATCAGAGCGTTCATGACAGGCTCAGTGGGAACAGTAGATTTGACCAATTTATTGGTGACCTTGTAACACTATTGATGATCACACAAGATTATAAAACATACAAAGTTGACCACTGCCAAACGCATCATGCGCCACTCAGCTTTGCCACTAAATATGACCCAATTGTCCAGTTTTTCTCTGTTTTTGGTATCAATTTAGGTCAAAAAAAGGAAAGCTTATACCTTAACTTTTTGATCAGTATTCTCTCACCAATATTCCACCTGTCTTTCTTCATAACTAGGCTCGGTTATAATATTAATGCTCAAAGACCAGTAAGAAGTTTCTTCTCACTTTTATACATTGCAGCAATTCTTGTAATACCTTTCAAGATAACAGGAAGCTTTGAGGCATTACTCATAACGTTTGTTATTCCCATGATATTTATGTACCAGGTCAGTGCATTCATTGAAGTATGCAGTGAACATGCCTGGTTTGAAAATAACGTCAGAAACAAAGACGACCTGATGAAAGACCCATACTTTTATGCAGATATTTCATGGGGACGCTTTTGTGGCTCTAAATATCCGGAAAAAGGCAGTTTGAAGAAAGCGTTATGGTATTTGGAGCAAATTTTCTATCACTTACCCGTCAGGTTGTTTATATTGGTAGGCGATCTTCCCCAGCATGATTACCATCATCGAAAGCCGTTATGCTTTAATTGGACAAATGCTCGTTACAACCGTGAGGCTGCAACAACTCAATTAGAAGACGGTGAACCTGAATATATTGACATTTGGGGACTCCATAATGCCATCGAATATGTGTTCACAGTAATCTCAAAGAAGAATGAGGATTACATATCTGAATTCAATGAATATGCTAAAGAATAA
- a CDS encoding three-Cys-motif partner protein TcmP, whose protein sequence is MAAPSSTCWPLDSHTIGKHQVLQSYMQAWLPILSSGFPRLMFIDGFAGPGEYKCGSPGSPIIALDALIQHSYKKHISSQVDFYFLEKDESRINHLTNLVKTRFPKLPSNVNVHFIHGVFDASVTELLNQIQLQSSRQLPCFAMVDPFGVTDNAMDTMARVLANPKSELYISFMYSFINRFKVTPTFENSLDSLFGCPDWREGRNIADQEKRKEFFYNLYKQQLKRSGATEYGGPHCQDSKPTNLS, encoded by the coding sequence ATGGCTGCTCCGTCGTCTACCTGCTGGCCTCTTGACTCGCATACCATCGGGAAGCATCAGGTGTTGCAATCCTACATGCAAGCCTGGCTGCCTATCCTCAGCTCCGGCTTTCCCAGACTGATGTTCATTGACGGTTTTGCAGGACCTGGTGAATACAAATGTGGATCACCAGGCTCCCCTATCATTGCTTTAGATGCCTTGATCCAGCATAGCTACAAAAAGCACATCAGCAGTCAGGTTGACTTCTATTTCCTGGAAAAAGACGAAAGTCGCATTAATCACTTGACCAACCTGGTGAAAACCCGCTTTCCAAAGCTGCCTTCTAACGTCAACGTCCACTTCATTCATGGCGTTTTTGATGCGTCGGTCACGGAGCTGTTAAACCAAATCCAGTTACAGAGCTCCAGGCAACTCCCATGCTTTGCCATGGTTGATCCGTTTGGTGTCACTGACAATGCAATGGATACCATGGCTCGTGTGCTCGCCAACCCGAAAAGTGAGCTGTACATATCTTTTATGTACTCGTTCATTAATCGCTTTAAAGTCACCCCAACCTTTGAAAACAGCCTTGACTCTCTGTTTGGTTGCCCTGACTGGCGAGAAGGGCGGAACATTGCTGATCAGGAAAAGAGGAAAGAGTTTTTTTACAACCTCTATAAGCAGCAGCTCAAGCGGTCAGGTGCAACTGAATATGGTGGACCCCACTGTCAAGACAGTAAACCAACAAATTTAAGTTAA
- a CDS encoding IS110 family RNA-guided transposase, with the protein MQPIVKNCAGIDVHKMMVMVSIRKAMPDGSVQVTTHEFGTFRKDREAMCQFLQQHQIDLAVMESTGVYWKSIYASIIGRDLNPRVVNARHVKNVPGRKTDTLDSQWLAQLAHCGLVRPSFVPHPDQEQLRLLTRRRDALVKQTANEKNRLHKTLDDSGIRLGGLISDINGKSGQRMVNALIDGESLQDIIKKADGRLKADKKQLMASMDEKLSTSHLIVLRDIRSHIDFLGEQLQKLEVQILRVIQPWKEAWQLLQTLPGVHEMSAATLIAEIGDDMSQFGGMKEIASWAGLCPGNNESAGKRKSGRTRKGNKMIKTTLCEVANAAIRTKSQFKGKYQGLVIRRGHKRSLIAIAHKLIRVIYTLLKKRQPYVDPDTDYEGLTVRKNASRWLRKLEEYGYLAQVQQQA; encoded by the coding sequence ATGCAACCCATTGTGAAAAACTGTGCAGGTATTGATGTTCATAAAATGATGGTCATGGTCTCTATTCGTAAGGCAATGCCAGACGGCAGTGTTCAGGTAACAACCCACGAGTTTGGGACTTTCAGAAAAGACCGGGAAGCGATGTGTCAGTTTCTTCAGCAGCACCAGATTGATTTGGCTGTAATGGAAAGTACGGGGGTTTACTGGAAAAGTATTTACGCTTCTATCATTGGTCGTGACCTGAACCCCCGGGTAGTGAATGCCCGGCACGTCAAGAACGTGCCCGGTCGCAAGACCGATACTTTAGACAGCCAGTGGCTGGCCCAGCTAGCCCATTGTGGTCTGGTTCGTCCAAGTTTTGTACCTCATCCAGATCAAGAGCAGTTGCGCCTCCTTACCCGTCGCCGTGACGCACTGGTCAAGCAAACTGCGAATGAGAAGAACCGGCTGCATAAGACACTGGACGACAGTGGTATTCGGCTCGGTGGCCTGATCAGCGACATCAATGGCAAATCAGGCCAGCGTATGGTCAATGCGCTGATTGATGGAGAATCCCTTCAGGACATTATCAAGAAGGCAGACGGTCGGTTGAAGGCTGACAAAAAACAGTTAATGGCCAGCATGGACGAAAAGCTATCAACCTCTCACCTTATTGTACTGAGAGATATCCGGAGTCATATTGATTTCCTTGGCGAGCAGCTGCAAAAGCTGGAAGTCCAGATTCTGAGAGTAATCCAGCCATGGAAAGAGGCCTGGCAGCTTCTGCAGACGTTACCGGGCGTTCATGAGATGAGTGCTGCAACACTGATTGCAGAAATCGGTGATGATATGAGTCAGTTTGGTGGCATGAAGGAAATTGCTTCCTGGGCGGGACTTTGCCCAGGAAATAACGAGAGTGCAGGCAAGCGCAAAAGCGGTCGCACACGCAAAGGCAATAAAATGATCAAGACGACTCTTTGCGAAGTGGCCAACGCGGCCATCAGGACAAAGAGCCAGTTCAAGGGCAAATATCAGGGCTTGGTTATTCGCAGGGGACACAAGCGCAGTTTGATTGCCATTGCCCATAAACTGATTCGTGTGATTTATACCTTACTGAAGAAGCGACAGCCATATGTCGATCCTGACACTGACTACGAGGGTTTAACGGTCAGGAAGAACGCATCACGCTGGCTTCGCAAGCTGGAAGAATACGGCTACCTGGCTCAGGTTCAACAACAAGCCTGA
- the ltrA gene encoding group II intron reverse transcriptase/maturase, with translation MIIREMQCKLATWATKDKCRRFDRLLRLIAEPLWLKEAARITLASSGAHTPGVDGMTKMTVESRLPQLLLAIREQLLDGTYQPLPARRVYIPKGNGKMRPLGIPTLRDRIVQRAMLMAMEPIWESDFHRLSYGFRPERSVHHAIRTVKLQLEDNTHTSGRWVIEGDLSSYFDTVHHRLLMKGVRRRIRDQRFLNLLWRFIKSGHIDKKLFCAASEGVPQGGVASPLLANIMLHEFDQYLEERYLSPKARKDRWYWNHTVKIERPVAIKENRQWQPAVTYCRYADDFVVIVKGTKTQAEAIRDECRELLENKLKLTLNMEKTHVTHVNEGFVFLGHRIIRKRNRKGEMRVSTSIPKDKVRNFIAKLTKELSGNYSMSKIDMVDKINRKLKGWSNFYQFTDNTAMVYNKVDRVVFWKLGHWLARKYRCCMKPIMKKWCKYPEVGKAKTWVLFGKTDTGNLCGKSLFRLVSSPKKPFRFRLPECNPYLRNDDRKTVTSRYDDVAMAFSHC, from the coding sequence TTGATAATCAGAGAAATGCAGTGCAAGTTAGCAACATGGGCAACCAAGGATAAATGTCGGCGGTTCGACCGCCTCTTACGTTTAATTGCTGAACCCTTATGGCTGAAGGAAGCAGCCCGTATCACACTGGCCTCATCCGGTGCTCATACACCGGGCGTTGATGGCATGACGAAAATGACTGTTGAAAGTCGTCTCCCACAACTGCTGCTGGCCATTCGTGAACAATTACTGGATGGAACCTACCAGCCTTTACCGGCTCGGCGTGTCTATATCCCGAAAGGCAATGGCAAAATGCGTCCACTGGGAATACCCACTCTCAGGGATCGCATCGTACAACGTGCCATGCTGATGGCCATGGAGCCTATCTGGGAAAGCGACTTTCATCGCTTATCCTATGGCTTCAGGCCTGAAAGAAGTGTCCATCATGCGATTCGTACGGTCAAACTTCAATTGGAGGACAACACTCACACCAGCGGGCGCTGGGTGATAGAAGGTGATCTCTCCAGCTATTTCGATACTGTGCATCATCGACTGTTAATGAAAGGTGTTCGCAGGCGCATCAGGGATCAACGATTCCTGAATTTGCTGTGGCGCTTTATCAAGTCAGGCCATATCGATAAGAAGCTTTTCTGTGCAGCCAGCGAAGGTGTGCCCCAAGGCGGTGTTGCTTCCCCGTTACTGGCGAATATCATGCTTCATGAGTTCGATCAGTATTTGGAGGAGCGTTATCTCAGCCCGAAAGCGCGTAAGGATCGCTGGTACTGGAATCACACCGTTAAAATTGAACGACCCGTTGCCATCAAGGAAAACCGGCAATGGCAGCCAGCAGTAACTTACTGCCGGTATGCGGACGACTTTGTGGTGATCGTCAAAGGCACTAAGACACAGGCAGAAGCCATTCGGGACGAATGCCGTGAACTACTGGAAAATAAGCTGAAACTGACGTTGAACATGGAAAAGACCCATGTCACTCACGTCAACGAAGGCTTTGTATTCCTTGGGCATAGGATTATCCGCAAACGTAACCGCAAGGGTGAAATGCGGGTATCGACGTCCATTCCCAAGGATAAAGTCAGAAACTTCATTGCAAAATTGACCAAAGAGCTGTCGGGCAACTACAGCATGAGTAAGATTGATATGGTGGACAAGATCAACCGCAAGTTAAAAGGTTGGTCGAACTTCTATCAGTTCACCGATAACACGGCAATGGTCTACAACAAAGTGGACAGAGTTGTATTCTGGAAGCTTGGGCATTGGCTGGCACGAAAATACCGCTGTTGCATGAAACCAATCATGAAAAAGTGGTGTAAATATCCAGAAGTAGGTAAAGCCAAAACATGGGTTCTGTTCGGTAAGACCGATACCGGAAACCTGTGTGGAAAGAGCCTGTTCAGACTGGTAAGCAGCCCCAAGAAACCCTTTCGCTTCCGTTTACCTGAATGCAACCCCTATCTCAGGAATGATGACCGTAAAACCGTTACGTCAAGGTATGACGATGTTGCAATGGCTTTCAGCCACTGCTGA